A single genomic interval of Helicoverpa zea isolate HzStark_Cry1AcR chromosome 19, ilHelZeax1.1, whole genome shotgun sequence harbors:
- the LOC124639503 gene encoding cholesterol transporter ABCA5-like → MSGSHGVPDARDDGRDSPASTEQLTKCGEKDRSELDCVAVGSRLRGAMGTRPPARFWPQLWATVVRNLLLKKRDTRKTLAEVLVPLYSLGVLIFLKMLVPNPNFPEVRKPGRLLRIHHDAFPENHSVAVVADWLNANGTMGFLEEINNLLAESHQHPIRWIKYNNNSELNDAYHNDARNFPIAVIFHTDPTSNTEALRYTIRTNPSHISTPSTRTLTTSPAKCRERSTTKDWSSDWSRGGQLIPLSEMHREDTCPVLQYYYSGFLALQTLIDYIKIKYDTDAPIPPPRIDLRQFPKRQHTGDWLVIFRVIMPMYMVMTLSQFITYLLMFVVGEKEKKIREGMRIMGLKDSVYWGSWFLIYAVFVTILSIVSTVLLFTLKVFQHSSYILIFLLMLLFGFTIITFAFMLTPFFDRARTAGILGSFAVNLMSGLYFIQVFVSNADSLAFWFVSLISSSCYALAMDKALVLDMAGVGVTWENLWSGPGVPFGGSLIMMAVDTVLYGLAAYWLDAVIPSEYGIKQKPWFCLLPSFWIGSRRGRVSAVHFHSNGEAASHNKDIEPVPRELQDKEAIRIVGLQKSFRHCRKPEIKAIDNIDLSIYEGQITAVLGHNGAGKSTLFNILTGLTAPTNGTAYVYGLDVRDPNDMHEIRQMIGVCPQQDVLFDLLSVKEHLQFFAAVKGIPRKRLSEEIHKALSDVGLLDQANVFSKHLSGGQKRKLSIAIAFIGDPKIIILDEPTAGVDPVSRRQTWRILQRARHGKVLLLTTHFMDEADILGDRKAVISKGRVRCAGTSLFLKNKFGIGYHLTLVLDGACREHQITRLVRGHVPRAEKARRHGRELSYILPHYAVHLFPPLFNAIEQEIKEKTNRLGITSYGVSMTTLEEVFLSLEGENAEETEAVEGVSSVKLVRARALSRSLSLQSKTLSYQELNDKEGQKATSLPTPPASHALHSTTHGVEHVKVAPEVPISVDALGETVKTNPTCWRTFCALVYIRMMRMIRDPYKLYVMIFMPIISCALGLYMKSRQIVFFRMQPLKLDPNAYFNKTPIAVYSEQDNFKEITDLRDSLESLGAFPIIDFDGNFSSLLDMENFGAFSLRDSLIPYGKIMAYYNSTYTHSLPIIVNLLDNSVYRVLMSASGMMESFKPIEVLAHPFQQTEQQEEFNLGNVVCAIFMGMIFALVPVTLAVDIVYDREIKAKNQLRVNGLSMSMYFLTYFTILIFIMILTSVGVLVLVILNDIPSLTNGSAITMLSGLLLLYSPSAILFNTCLSYIFDKMDSAQSIMPNITTWVGVIPFILVAVLDTFKWGSDIAFYLHLVFSFLDVMYIPYAIIYYVDRVYVTCNLRGLCTTPALSSYFTAEVWVLVAAMLLHVPLCGAALLAADRLKSGGRICPRKRSTSESGGQAEAEAGGEACEDADVRRERRRVHALLRQPSHSAPPLVVHNLRKEYKVRGTGSGGSCWSHQEETSSRARSRFVGLQRLSLAVEGGEVFGLLGHNGAGKTTTMKIITAEERPTNGTVMLGSQNIDDSQASAFMMLGYCPQHDALWKNVTIREHIECYAAIRGVSKADTPRIVDAYLNGLQIMEHAGKNAEECSGGTRRKLSFALAMVGSPRVVLLDEPSTGMDPRSKRFLWDTILASFQGKKGAILTTHSMEEADALCSRVGIMVKGGLRCIGSTQHLKNLYGAGYTLEMKIGNSNQKTTMMETESLSPSPLRSNENSPSLGEADEGGSGGGSVCAEAEGEAEAVDASIHTPLVAGTPPPPRLQHHRTESGGGGANAEAAIALVGQIFPAAVLEESFAERLVFSVPQSAVSSLARCFQQIEDAKEKLNIVEYSFSQTTLEQVFLKFAQSENVDSSDQEH, encoded by the exons GAAATGTGGAGAGAAGGACAGAAGCGAACTGGACTGCGTGGCGGTAGGTAGTCGACTGCGTGGCGCCATGGGGACCCGACCACCGGCCAGGTTCTGGCCACAGCTGTGGGCCACCGTCGTCAGGAACCTGCTGCTCAAGAAACGGGATACCAGGAAGACCCTTGCT GAGGTGCTGGTCCCGCTGTATTCTCTGGGTGTACTGATATTCCTGAAGATGCTGGTGCCGAACCCCAACTTCCCGGAGGTTCGGAAACCAGGCCGGCTGCTCAGGATACACCACGACGCCTTCCCGGAAAACCACTCCGTTGCTGTTGTGGCTGACTGGCTTAATGCCAACGGAACAATG GGTTTCCTCGAAGAGATCAACAATTTGCTCGCGGAGTCCCACCAGCACCCGATCCGCTGGATCAAGTACAACAACAACTCGGAGCTGAATGACGCGTACCACAACGACGCCAGGAACTTCCCCATCGCCGTCATCTTTCACACTGACCCTACATCCAATACTGAAGCACTTAG GTATACCATCAGAACCAACCCATCCCACATAAGTACACCGTCCACCCGGACCTTAACGACCTCCCCAGCAAAGTGTCGCGAGAGGAGTACCACGAAGGACTGGTCTTCCGACTGGTCTAGAGGGGGGCAGCTCATACCGCTGTCAGAGATGCACAGGGAAGACACGTGTCCTGTGCTGCAGTATTATTACTCTGGATTCCTGGCTTTGCAGACGCTCATTGATTATATTAAGATTAAG TATGACACGGATGCCCCAATCCCGCCTCCTAGAATAGACCTCCGGCAGTTTCCAAAGCGCCAGCACACTGGTGATTGGCTGGTGATCTTCCGGGTGATCATGCCCATGTATATGGTGATGACTCTCTCTCAGTTCATCACCTACCTCCTAATGTTCGTGGTTGGGGAGAAGGAGAAGAAGATCAGAGAAGGAATGAGGATTATGGGGCTGAAGGATTCGGTGTACTG GGGTTCATGGTTTTTAATATACGCAGTCTTCGTTACAATATTATCAATCGTTAGTACCGTGCTACTATTTACACTGAAG GTTTTCCAGCATTCATCCTAcatcttaatatttttgttgatgcTGTTGTTCGGTTTTACAATCATCACGTTCGCCTTTATGCTGACTCCGTTCTTTGATAGAGCTAGG ACAGCAGGCATCCTGGGCAGCTTCGCGGTGAATCTGATGAGCGGGCTATACTTCATCCAAGTGTTCGTCTCCAACGCGGACTCGCTCGCCTTCTGGTTCGTCTCGCTCATCAGTTCCAGCTGCTATGCTCTGGCTATGGATAAG GCTTTAGTCCTAGACATGGCAGGAGTAGGCGTCACCTGGGAAAACTTATGGAGCGGTCCAGGAGTGCCCTTCGGAGGCAGTCTCATCATGATGGCAGTAGACACCGTGCTGTATGGACTGGCTGCCTACTGGCTGGATGCCGTTATACCTA GTGAATATGGAATCAAACAGAAGCCTTGGTTCTGCTTACTCCCATCTTTCTGGATCGGCAGCAGACGAGGCCGAGTGTCGGCAGTACATTTCCATTCCAACGGCGAGGCGGCTTCTCATAACAAAGATATTGAACCAGTTCCTAG GGAACTTCAAGACAAGGAAGCAATCAGAATCGTAGGCCTTCAAAAAAGTTTCCGCCACTGTCGGAAACCCGAGATCAAAGCTATAGACAACATCGACCTGAGCATCTATGAAGGTCAGATTACTGCTGTGCTGGGCCACAATGGTGCTGGCAAGTCTACTCTCTTCAACATCCTCACTGGATTGACGGCACCTACTAATGGAACTGCCTACGTATATGGACTTGATGTTAG AGATCCTAACGATATGCATGAGATTCGTCAAATGATCGGCGTGTGTCCTCAACAAGATGTGCTCTTTGATCTACTATCCGTCAAGGAGCATCTGCAGTTCTTTGCTGCTGTCAAG GGTATTCCCCGTAAAAGGCTGTCAGAAGAAATTCACAAAGCGCTTTCAGATGTCGGACTATTAGATCAGGCTAACGTATTTTCTAAACATCTATCGGGAGGACAGAAGAGGAAACTTAGTATAGCCATCGCGTTTATAGGTGACCCTAAG ATTATAATCCTGGACGAGCCAACAGCGGGAGTAGACCCTGTCTCCCGGCGTCAGACGTGGCGCATCCTGCAGAGAGCCCGGCACGGCAAGGTGCTGCTACTGACTACACACTTCATGGACGAGGCTGATATCCTGGGTGACAGGAAGGCTGTGATTAGTAAAGGCAGG GTTCGGTGTGCAGGCAcatcattatttttgaaaaacaaattcGGAATCGGATATCACTTGACTTTAGTGTTGGATG GAGCGTGTCGAGAGCACCAAATCACCCGCCTAGTCCGAGGCCACGTGCCCCGCGCTGAGAAGGCTCGTCGTCATGGTAGAGAGctctcctatatactccctCACTACGCCGTGCATTTGTTCCCACCGCTGTTCAATGCTATCGAGCAGGAGATTAAGGAGAAGACTAATAGACTTG GAATCACAAGTTACGGTGTATCAATGACAACTTTGGAAGAGGTGTTCCTCAGTCTAGAAGGAGAGAACGCTGAAGAGACGGAGGCGGTTGAAGGAGTGTCATCAGTAAAGTTAGTGAGGGCTCGAGCACTCTCCAGGAGTTTGTCGTTACAGAGCAAGACGTTAAGTTATCAG GAGTTAAATGACAAAGAAGGTCAGAAAGCCACATCATTACCTACTCCACCTGCATCACACGCGCTACATTCTACCACTCATGGCGTCGAACATGTCAAG GTGGCTCCAGAAGTCCCGATTTCAGTGGATGCTCTCGGCGAGACAGTGAAGACAAATCCTACTTGTTGGAGAACATTCTGCGCTCTCGTCTATATTAGGATGATGCGCATGATCCGGGATCCCTACAAGCTTTATGTCATGATCTTCATGCCTATCA TATCCTGCGCACTGGGTCTCTACATGAAATCCAGACAAATCGTCTTCTTCCGAATGCAGCCACTCAAGCTAGACCCCAACGCTTATTTCAACAAGACCCCCATAGCCGTGTACAGTGAACAGGACAATTTCAAAGAAATCACAGACCTTAGGGACTCCTTAGAGTCTTTGGGAGCATTCCCTATCATAGACTTTGATGGAAACTTCTCGAGTCTATTAGACATGGAGAATTTTGGAGCGTTCAGCTTGAGAGATAGCTTGATACCCTATGGGAAAATCATGGCCTATTACAATAGTACTTATACGCACAGCTTGCCTATCATTGTTAATTTGTTGGACAATAGTGTTTATAG GGTCCTAATGTCAGCATCAGGTATGATGGAGAGCTTCAAGCCGATAGAAGTGCTGGCTCACCCCTTCCAGCAGACGGAGCAACAGGAGGAGTTCAACTTGGGCAATGTTGTGTGTGCCATATTCATGGGCATGATCTTCGCGTTGGTGCCTGTTACCTTGGCTGTTGATATCGTTTATGATCGTGAG ATAAAAGCCAAGAACCAGTTGCGAGTGAACGGGCTGTCGATGAGCATGTACTTCCTCACGTACTTCACCATACTGATCTTCATTATGATCCTCACCAGCGTTGGAGTACTCGTGTTG GTAATCCTCAACGATATCCCCAGCTTAACAAACGGCTCAGCAATAACAATGCTATCAGGCCTCCTCCTCCTCTACAGTCCGTCCGCCATCTTGTTCAACACGTGTCTGTCATACATCTTCGACAAGATGGACTCCGCGCAGAGTATCATGCCGAACATAACCACGTGGGTTGGCGTCATACCCTTCATATTGGTTGCGGTGCTTGATACTTTTAAATGGG GTAGCGACATAGCGTTCTACTTGCACTTAGTGTTCAGTTTCCTCGATGTGATGTACATACCATACGCCATCATATACTACGTTGATAG GGTATACGTAACATGCAACCTCCGTGGTCTCTGCACGACTCCAGCGCTGAGCAGCTACTTCACAGCCGAGGTGTGGGTGCTGGTGGCGGCCATGTTGCTGCACGTGCCGCTCTGTGGCGCCGCGCTCCTTGCCGCCGACAGGCTCAAGTCCGGCGGCAGGATATGTCCT CGCAAGCGCAGCACGTCGGAGAGCGGCGGCCAGGCGGAGGCGGAGGCGGGCGGCGAGGCGTGCGAGGACGCGGACGTGCGGCGCGAGCGGCGCCGCGTGCACGCGCTGCTGCGCCAGCCCTCGCACAGCGCGCCGCCGCTCGTCGTGCAT AACTTACGAAAAGAATACAAAGTCCGCGGCACCGGCAGCGGGGGCTCCTGCTGGTCACACCAGGAAGAAACTTCTTCTCGGGCGCGGTCGCGGTTCGTGGGGCTCCAGCGACTCAGCTTAGCAGTTGAGGGGGGGGAGGTGTTTGGTCTGCTGGGGCATAACGGCGCCGGGAAGACTACTACTATGAAGATCATTACTGCCGAAGAGAGGCCTACTAATGGCACT GTAATGCTAGGCAGTCAGAACATCGACGACTCTCAGGCGTCAGCGTTCATGATGCTGGGCTACTGCCCGCAGCACGACGCGCTCTGGAAGAACGTCACCATCCGGGAGCACATCGAGTGTTATGCCGCCATACGGGGCGTTAGTAAGGCGGATACTCCTAG GATAGTAGACGCATACCTAAACGGTCTCCAAATAATGGAGCACGCGGGCAAGAACGCGGAGGAGTGCTCGGGCGGCACGCGGCGCAAGCTGTCGTTCGCGCTGGCCATGGTGGGCAGCCCGCGCGTCGTGCTGCTCGACGAGCCCTCCACCGGCATGGACCCGCGCAGCAAGCGCTTCCTCTGGGACACGATACTGGCTAGCTTCCAG gGTAAAAAAGGTGCTATACTAACGACACATTCCATGGAAGAGGCTGATGCTTTATGTTCCAGAGTCGGCATCATGGTCAAAGGAGGCCTCAG ATGTATCGGCTCAACACAACATTTGAAGAATTTGTACGGTGCTGGATACACATTAGAAATGAAGATTGGTAACAGCAATCAGAAGACTACT ATGATGGAGACGGAGTCATTGTCACCATCACCGCTCAGATCGAATGAAAACTCGCCGTCATTAGGAGAAGCTGATGAGG GCGGTTCGGGTGGGGGCTCTGTGTGTGCGGAGGCGGAGGGCGAGGCGGAGGCGGTGGACGCCAGCATCCACACGCCGCTCGTGGCCGGCACCCCGCCGCCGCCCAGGCTGCAGCACCATCG GACGGAGTCCGGTGGTGGTGGCGCGAACGCCGAAGCAGCGATAGCTCTGGTCGGGCAGATATTCCCGGCCGCCGTGCTAGAGGAGAGCTTCGCGGAGCGGCTCGTCTTCTCCGTGCCGCAGTCTGCTGTCTCCAGTCTAGCCAGGTGTTTCCAGCAGATTGAGGACG cgaaagaaaaactaaatatagTCGAGTACAGCTTCAGTCAAACGACATTGGAGCAAGTGTTCCTGAAATTCGCACAATCTGAGAACGTCGATTCGTCAGACCAAGAACATTAA